The Eubacteriaceae bacterium Marseille-Q4139 genome has a window encoding:
- a CDS encoding ATP-dependent DNA helicase, whose translation MERQAEERKKLVRISVRNLVEFVLRSGDIDSRRSGQAQKDAMLEGSRIHRKIQKRMGSNYRAEVPLKHLVEDEEVTLLVEGRADGIEEENGAVTIDEIKGVYMDLERLEEPVPVHLAQAMCYGYFYCCDKGLDGVRLQLTYCNLETEEIRRFVQAKSAEELGVWFAGIVHEYMKWARFLYHHELTRDASIRGLEFPYPYREGQRDLVVSVYKTISRKKRLFIQAPTGIGKTLSTVFPAVKAIGEGKGEKLFYLTAKTITRTVAEEAFRILRGSGLIFSSVTITAKEKLCPLEETECNPDHCPYAKGHFDRVNEAVFDILHLEQDITREKILSYAERYQVCPFEYCLDISSWTDGIICDYNYVFDPNVRLKRYFAEGAKGEYLFLIDEAHNLVSRAREMYSAAIRKEDVLETKRLIKGRSAKLERQLDKCNKVLLEMKRECEDWQVLEDVTGLAAAVMSVFSEFEMFLEDNQEFEGRDAVLDFYFCLRDFLGIYERLDDHYRIYAENHGTPSFQVRLFCVNPSGCLSECMAQGNSTILFSATLLPIRYYKTLLSGCDEDYAVYANSPFSEDNRLLMVGTDVSSRYTRRNEGEYRKVAAYIRETAKAREGNYMVFFPSYQYMEQVLGILEEEEAFCHLLVQGQGMREEERAEFLEEFERQRDGSLVAFCVMGGVFSEGIDLKEERLIGVIVVGTGLPMVCVEQEILKGYFDEEEKRGFDFAYQYPGMNKVLQAAGRVIRTPKDRGVILLLDDRFLRREYQELFPREWEHFKLVNQRNVGQCLTDFWNG comes from the coding sequence ATGGAACGGCAGGCAGAGGAAAGGAAAAAGCTGGTGCGGATCTCTGTCCGGAACCTGGTGGAGTTTGTGCTGCGCTCCGGGGACATTGACAGCCGAAGGAGCGGGCAGGCCCAAAAGGACGCCATGCTGGAGGGAAGCAGGATCCACAGGAAGATCCAGAAGCGCATGGGCTCCAATTACCGCGCCGAGGTGCCCTTAAAGCATCTCGTGGAGGATGAGGAGGTGACGCTTCTTGTGGAGGGTCGGGCGGACGGCATCGAGGAGGAAAACGGCGCCGTCACCATTGATGAGATCAAAGGCGTCTACATGGATCTGGAGCGTCTGGAGGAGCCGGTGCCGGTGCATCTGGCCCAGGCCATGTGCTACGGCTATTTTTACTGCTGCGATAAAGGGCTGGACGGAGTCCGGCTCCAGCTTACCTACTGCAATCTGGAAACCGAGGAGATCCGCCGCTTTGTACAGGCAAAGTCTGCGGAGGAGCTTGGTGTGTGGTTCGCCGGAATCGTCCATGAATATATGAAATGGGCCAGGTTTTTATACCATCATGAGCTGACCCGCGACGCTTCGATCCGCGGCCTGGAGTTTCCCTACCCATACAGGGAGGGGCAGAGGGATCTGGTGGTTTCGGTCTATAAGACCATCAGCCGGAAAAAGCGGCTGTTCATCCAGGCCCCCACCGGCATCGGAAAGACGCTGTCCACGGTGTTCCCGGCGGTGAAGGCCATCGGGGAAGGGAAAGGCGAAAAGCTTTTTTACCTGACGGCTAAGACCATCACGCGGACGGTGGCCGAGGAGGCGTTTCGGATTTTAAGGGGAAGCGGCCTGATTTTTTCGTCTGTCACCATTACGGCCAAGGAAAAGCTCTGCCCTTTGGAGGAGACGGAGTGCAATCCGGATCACTGCCCCTATGCAAAAGGCCATTTCGACCGGGTCAACGAGGCCGTCTTCGACATTCTCCATCTGGAACAGGACATCACAAGGGAAAAAATCCTTTCCTATGCCGAGAGGTATCAGGTCTGCCCGTTTGAATACTGCCTCGATATCAGCAGCTGGACCGACGGCATCATCTGCGATTACAACTATGTGTTTGATCCCAATGTAAGGCTTAAGCGGTATTTCGCGGAGGGCGCAAAGGGGGAGTACCTGTTTTTAATCGACGAGGCTCACAACCTGGTTTCCAGGGCGCGGGAGATGTACAGCGCAGCCATCCGGAAAGAGGATGTCCTGGAGACAAAGCGGCTCATAAAAGGGCGCTCTGCAAAGCTTGAGAGGCAGCTCGATAAATGCAACAAGGTGCTTTTGGAGATGAAGAGGGAATGTGAGGACTGGCAGGTTTTAGAAGATGTGACAGGGCTTGCGGCCGCAGTCATGAGCGTGTTTTCGGAGTTTGAGATGTTTCTGGAGGATAACCAGGAGTTTGAGGGGCGCGATGCTGTGCTGGATTTTTATTTCTGCCTGCGGGACTTTCTTGGGATTTATGAGCGGCTGGATGACCATTACCGGATCTATGCGGAAAATCATGGGACGCCCTCGTTCCAGGTGCGGCTGTTCTGCGTGAACCCTTCCGGCTGCCTGTCGGAATGCATGGCCCAGGGGAACAGCACGATCCTGTTTTCCGCGACGCTTCTTCCGATCCGCTACTATAAGACGCTCCTTAGCGGCTGCGACGAGGACTATGCCGTTTATGCAAACTCGCCGTTTTCCGAGGACAACCGCCTTTTAATGGTAGGCACCGATGTGAGCAGCCGCTACACCAGGCGCAACGAGGGCGAATACCGGAAGGTAGCCGCCTATATCCGCGAGACGGCAAAGGCGCGGGAAGGGAATTACATGGTTTTTTTCCCGTCCTATCAGTATATGGAGCAGGTGCTTGGGATTCTGGAGGAGGAAGAGGCGTTCTGCCATCTCCTCGTTCAGGGGCAGGGCATGCGTGAGGAGGAGCGGGCCGAATTTTTAGAGGAATTTGAAAGGCAGCGGGATGGCTCCCTGGTGGCGTTCTGTGTTATGGGCGGCGTTTTTTCCGAGGGCATCGACTTAAAGGAAGAGCGGCTCATCGGCGTGATCGTCGTGGGAACCGGGCTTCCCATGGTCTGTGTGGAACAGGAGATTTTAAAGGGATATTTTGATGAAGAGGAGAAGCGGGGCTTTGATTTTGCGTACCAGTACCCCGGCATGAACAAGGTTCTCCAGGCGGCCGGACGCGTGATCCGGACGCCGAAGGACCGCGGTGTGATCCTTCTTCTGGATGACAGGTTTTTAAGACGGGAATATCAGGAGCTGTTCCCGCGGGAATGGGAGCATTTTAAGCTGGTGAACCAGAGAAACGTGGGGCAGTGCCTGACGGATTTCTGGAACGGGTGA
- a CDS encoding phosphoribosylformylglycinamidine synthase, which translates to MSVRRVFVEKKPEFAVKARELREEIEKYLGISGLTGVRVLVRYDIENISEDIYKEALGTIFSEPPVDDVYEGSFPHGADDVIFSVEYLPGQFDQRADSAEQCVKLLKETEEPVIKSAVTYVISGGLTEEQAEAVKSFCINPVDSRQASEEIPETLVTVFERPADVASFDGFCEMGEEALKELYGSLNLAMTFKDFKHIQNYYVNEEKRNPTVTEIRVLDTYWSDHCRHTTFSTELKNVTFTDGEYREPIQATYEKYLADREVLYKGRDDKFVCLMDLAVMGMKKLRAEGKLEDLEVSEEINACSIVVPVEIDGKTEEWLVNFKNETHNHPTEIEPFGGAATCLGGAIRDPLSGRTYVYQAMRITGAADPTRPLNETLKGKLPQKKIVTEAAHGYSSYGNQIGLATGYVKELYHPGYVAKRMEIGAVMGAAPRKNVIRETSDPGDIIILLGGRTGRDGIGGATGSSKVHTEASIEVCGAEVQKGNPPTERKIQRMFRRPEVSSLIKKCNDFGAGGVSVAIGELAAGLLIDLGKVPKKYAGLDGTELAISESQERMAVVVAPKDVETFLGYAAEENLEAVTVAEVTKEPRLVMNWRGKTIVDLSRAFLDTNGAHQEADVTLETPNREGNPFERHDVADVKDKWLKLLGSLNVCSQKGLVEMFDASIGAGTVVMPYGGKYQQTEIQTMVAKLPVLKGKTDAVTMMSYGFDPYLSSWSPYHGAIYAVLTSMAKIVAAGGDFKKIRFTFQEYFRRMSEDPKRWSQPFAALLGAYSAQMGFGLPSIGGKDSMSGTFNEEGGEEINVPPTLVSFAVNVADGKNVISPEFKKAGNKIIVVRTEKDGFDIPVYGQVMETYEKLQEDIRAGRVISAYAVEAGGIAEAVSKMAFGNHLGVKVEHNLDPRDFFAPGWGNLVCEVPDGKVGELACTYTVIGEVTDRAAFEYGSVSISLDEALNAWNAPLEKVFPTVSGVKDEVLENRLFKADKVYVCSHKIGTPNVFIPVFPGTNCEYDSTKVFERAGANVTAKVFKNLSASDIRDSVEEYRKEIAKAQIVMFPGGFSAGDEPEGSAKFFATAFRNEVLKEELTKLLNERDGLILGVCNGFQALIKLGLVPGGVITEQNADAPTLTYNTIGRHVSKMVNLKVVSNKSPWLMGTELGGIYTNPVSHGEGRFVASAEWLRKLFENGQVATQYVDADGNPTMDEYWNPNGSYMAIEGITSPDGRVYGKMAHSERRGDLVAKNIFGEQDMKIFESGVKYFR; encoded by the coding sequence ATGAGCGTAAGGCGGGTATTCGTAGAGAAGAAGCCGGAATTTGCCGTAAAAGCCAGGGAACTGCGGGAGGAGATCGAAAAGTATCTTGGAATCTCCGGCCTGACCGGTGTCCGTGTGCTGGTTCGTTATGATATTGAAAATATTTCTGAGGACATATATAAAGAGGCGCTTGGAACGATTTTTTCCGAGCCGCCGGTGGACGATGTCTATGAGGGAAGCTTCCCCCACGGCGCAGACGATGTGATTTTTTCCGTGGAGTACCTGCCGGGTCAGTTTGACCAGCGGGCCGATTCCGCAGAGCAGTGCGTGAAGCTTTTAAAGGAGACGGAGGAGCCGGTCATCAAGTCTGCCGTTACCTATGTGATTTCCGGCGGGCTGACTGAGGAGCAGGCTGAGGCGGTGAAGTCCTTCTGCATCAACCCGGTGGACTCCAGGCAGGCATCGGAGGAGATCCCGGAGACGTTGGTGACGGTGTTCGAGCGTCCGGCAGACGTGGCTTCCTTCGACGGCTTCTGTGAGATGGGCGAAGAGGCCTTAAAGGAGCTTTACGGTTCCCTGAACCTGGCAATGACCTTTAAGGATTTTAAGCATATCCAGAATTACTATGTGAACGAGGAAAAGCGGAACCCCACGGTGACAGAGATCCGCGTCCTGGACACTTATTGGTCGGATCACTGCCGTCATACCACGTTCTCCACGGAGCTTAAAAACGTGACCTTCACAGACGGCGAGTACAGGGAGCCCATCCAGGCCACATACGAGAAGTACCTGGCAGACCGGGAAGTTCTTTATAAAGGCCGCGACGATAAGTTTGTCTGCCTGATGGATCTGGCTGTCATGGGCATGAAGAAGCTTCGCGCGGAAGGAAAGCTTGAGGATCTGGAGGTTTCCGAGGAGATCAATGCATGCAGCATTGTGGTGCCTGTGGAAATCGACGGAAAGACCGAGGAATGGCTCGTCAACTTTAAGAACGAGACCCACAACCACCCGACGGAGATCGAGCCCTTCGGCGGCGCGGCCACCTGCCTCGGCGGTGCGATCCGCGATCCGCTGTCAGGAAGAACGTATGTATATCAGGCCATGCGGATCACCGGTGCGGCAGATCCCACCAGGCCGTTAAATGAGACGTTAAAGGGCAAGCTTCCGCAGAAGAAGATTGTGACCGAGGCGGCCCATGGTTACAGCTCCTACGGAAACCAGATCGGCCTTGCTACGGGCTATGTAAAGGAGCTTTACCATCCGGGCTATGTGGCAAAGAGGATGGAGATCGGTGCAGTCATGGGCGCAGCGCCGAGGAAAAATGTGATCCGTGAGACGTCGGATCCCGGCGATATCATCATCCTTCTCGGCGGCCGGACCGGGCGCGACGGCATCGGCGGCGCCACCGGCTCCTCCAAGGTTCACACGGAGGCATCCATCGAAGTATGCGGAGCCGAGGTTCAGAAGGGAAATCCGCCGACAGAGAGGAAGATCCAGAGGATGTTCCGCCGCCCGGAGGTTTCTTCCCTGATTAAGAAATGCAACGATTTCGGAGCAGGCGGCGTGTCCGTTGCCATCGGTGAGCTGGCGGCTGGCCTTCTCATCGACCTGGGCAAGGTGCCGAAAAAGTATGCCGGCCTGGACGGAACCGAGCTTGCAATCTCTGAGTCCCAGGAGCGCATGGCTGTGGTCGTAGCGCCGAAGGACGTGGAGACGTTCCTTGGCTATGCCGCAGAGGAGAATCTGGAGGCTGTCACAGTGGCTGAGGTGACGAAGGAACCGCGCCTTGTGATGAACTGGAGAGGAAAGACTATCGTCGATTTAAGCCGCGCCTTCCTCGATACCAACGGCGCCCACCAGGAGGCAGACGTGACCCTTGAGACGCCGAACCGTGAGGGAAATCCCTTTGAGCGGCATGATGTGGCAGACGTGAAGGATAAATGGCTGAAGCTTTTGGGCTCCTTAAACGTATGCTCCCAGAAGGGGCTTGTGGAGATGTTTGACGCTTCCATCGGTGCCGGCACGGTGGTGATGCCTTACGGCGGAAAATACCAGCAGACAGAAATTCAGACTATGGTTGCAAAGCTTCCGGTCTTAAAGGGAAAGACGGACGCCGTCACCATGATGAGCTACGGCTTCGATCCGTATCTTTCCAGCTGGAGCCCGTACCATGGAGCCATCTATGCGGTTCTGACCTCGATGGCGAAGATCGTGGCTGCCGGCGGTGATTTTAAGAAGATCCGCTTTACATTCCAGGAATATTTTCGCAGAATGAGCGAGGATCCGAAGCGGTGGAGCCAGCCGTTTGCGGCTCTGCTCGGTGCATACAGCGCGCAGATGGGCTTTGGCCTTCCGTCTATCGGCGGAAAGGACAGCATGTCCGGCACCTTCAACGAGGAAGGCGGTGAGGAGATCAATGTACCGCCGACCCTGGTGTCCTTTGCAGTCAATGTGGCTGACGGAAAGAACGTGATTTCTCCGGAGTTTAAGAAGGCCGGAAACAAGATCATTGTGGTACGCACGGAAAAGGACGGCTTCGATATACCGGTTTACGGACAGGTGATGGAGACGTATGAAAAGCTCCAGGAGGATATCCGGGCCGGACGGGTGATTTCCGCGTATGCTGTTGAGGCAGGCGGAATTGCCGAGGCTGTCAGCAAGATGGCCTTCGGAAACCATCTCGGCGTGAAGGTTGAGCATAACCTGGATCCGAGAGACTTCTTTGCTCCGGGCTGGGGAAATCTCGTCTGCGAGGTTCCTGACGGCAAGGTGGGAGAGCTGGCCTGCACTTATACGGTCATCGGCGAAGTGACAGACAGGGCAGCCTTTGAGTACGGCAGTGTCTCCATCTCTCTTGACGAGGCATTAAATGCATGGAATGCGCCTCTGGAGAAGGTGTTCCCGACGGTTTCCGGCGTGAAGGACGAGGTTTTGGAGAACCGGCTCTTTAAGGCGGACAAAGTTTATGTGTGCAGCCATAAGATCGGCACTCCGAACGTGTTTATTCCGGTATTCCCGGGAACCAACTGCGAGTACGACAGCACGAAGGTGTTTGAGCGCGCAGGCGCAAACGTGACGGCGAAGGTGTTTAAGAACTTAAGTGCCTCCGACATCCGGGATTCCGTGGAAGAGTACAGAAAAGAAATTGCAAAAGCGCAGATCGTCATGTTCCCGGGCGGATTCTCCGCCGGAGACGAGCCGGAGGGCTCTGCAAAGTTCTTTGCGACGGCGTTCCGCAATGAGGTCTTAAAGGAAGAGCTGACAAAGCTTTTAAATGAGAGAGACGGCCTGATCCTTGGCGTATGCAACGGCTTCCAGGCGCTTATCAAGCTTGGTCTTGTGCCGGGCGGCGTCATCACGGAGCAGAACGCGGACGCTCCGACGCTGACCTACAACACCATCGGCCGCCATGTGTCCAAGATGGTGAACTTAAAGGTCGTGTCCAACAAGTCCCCGTGGCTTATGGGCACAGAGCTCGGCGGCATCTACACGAACCCGGTTTCCCACGGAGAGGGACGGTTTGTGGCGAGTGCAGAGTGGCTTAGAAAGCTCTTTGAAAACGGCCAGGTGGCGACGCAGTATGTGGATGCCGACGGGAACCCCACCATGGACGAGTACTGGAACCCCAACGGCTCCTACATGGCTATCGAGGGTATCACAAGTCCCGACGGCAGGGTCTACGGAAAGATGGCCCATTCGGAGCGGCGCGGCGACCTTGTGGCTAAGAACATTTTCGGCGAGCAGGATATGAAGATTTTTGAGAGCGGTGTGAAATATTTCCGGTAG
- the bcp gene encoding thioredoxin-dependent thiol peroxidase: protein MLMEGTKAPAFSLPDKDGKTVSLSDFAGKRVVVYFYPKDNTPGCTRQACGFAAAYHRFEELGVPVIGISRDSMKSHQNFAAKHELPFLLLSDPERTAIEAYDVWKEKKLYGKVSMGIVRTTYVIDENGIIEKAMEKVKPDTNAAEILEYLEKERV, encoded by the coding sequence ATGCTGATGGAGGGAACAAAGGCGCCGGCGTTTTCACTGCCGGACAAGGACGGAAAAACCGTATCATTATCGGATTTTGCAGGAAAGAGAGTCGTTGTGTATTTCTATCCGAAGGACAACACGCCCGGCTGTACGCGGCAGGCATGCGGGTTTGCCGCCGCTTACCACCGGTTTGAGGAGCTCGGCGTCCCCGTCATCGGCATCAGCCGGGACAGCATGAAGTCCCATCAGAATTTTGCCGCGAAGCATGAGCTTCCGTTCCTTCTTTTGTCGGATCCGGAGCGCACGGCCATTGAGGCTTACGACGTATGGAAAGAAAAGAAGCTGTATGGAAAAGTATCCATGGGCATTGTGCGGACTACTTATGTGATTGACGAAAACGGGATCATTGAGAAAGCCATGGAAAAGGTAAAGCCGGATACCAACGCGGCTGAGATCCTGGAGTATCTGGAAAAAGAGCGGGTATAG
- a CDS encoding RNA polymerase subunit sigma-70 — protein sequence MRPGGKGEPANDAAEALWEGEEESGAEDIYQVYMEELAAVAPCSEEENEALLKRICRGDEGAKTRLIEGNLKRALFFVQDYINRGVPMADLIQEASMELMLLAGEGIEGSFEKLLESRIRVRLDEVLKEDKLEADIAEEMAARVNVLQEVSKRMAEELGREANLSELAERMKMTEDEVREIMKITMDALSISGQDMGDGGQ from the coding sequence ATGAGACCAGGCGGAAAAGGAGAGCCTGCAAATGATGCGGCAGAGGCACTCTGGGAGGGGGAAGAGGAGTCCGGGGCCGAGGACATCTACCAGGTGTACATGGAGGAGCTGGCGGCAGTGGCGCCGTGCAGCGAGGAAGAGAACGAGGCGCTTTTAAAACGGATCTGCCGCGGCGACGAGGGCGCGAAGACGAGGCTCATCGAGGGAAATTTAAAGCGTGCGCTGTTTTTCGTGCAGGATTATATCAACCGGGGCGTCCCGATGGCAGATTTAATCCAGGAGGCCAGTATGGAGCTGATGCTTCTTGCCGGAGAGGGGATCGAGGGGAGCTTTGAGAAGCTCCTGGAAAGCCGGATCCGTGTGCGCCTGGACGAGGTTTTGAAGGAAGATAAGCTGGAGGCTGATATTGCAGAGGAGATGGCCGCCAGGGTCAATGTGCTCCAGGAGGTGTCGAAGCGCATGGCGGAGGAGCTTGGCAGGGAGGCGAACCTCTCGGAGCTTGCTGAGCGGATGAAGATGACGGAGGACGAGGTCCGGGAAATCATGAAAATCACCATGGACGCGTTGAGCATCAGCGGGCAGGACATGGGAGACGGCGGGCAGTAG
- a CDS encoding LysR family transcriptional regulator, whose amino-acid sequence MDVNYELYKVFYYVARTLSFSEASKQLFISQSAVSQSIKVLEKKLGQPLFIRSTKRVQLTPEGEILFKHIEPALNLIRKGENQLLEANSLNGGQLRIAASDTICRYFLVPYLNRFHSAYPNVHIKVTNSTSIECAHILENGQVDFIITNYPNSGLSNTQNIRVIQEFHDVFVANPGHFPMKGKKVSLQELQACPIMMLDRKSTTSEFLHNLFQKSHLDLVPEIELSSNDLLIDLARIGLGIAFVPDFCIPAGEDELFILDLEEKLPARQLVVAHNETLPVSQAARQFMSML is encoded by the coding sequence ATGGATGTCAATTACGAATTATATAAAGTTTTTTATTATGTTGCAAGGACTCTGAGCTTTTCCGAAGCCTCCAAACAGCTTTTCATCTCCCAGTCGGCCGTCAGCCAGTCCATCAAGGTTCTGGAAAAAAAGCTGGGCCAGCCGCTGTTTATCCGAAGCACCAAGCGCGTGCAGCTCACCCCGGAAGGTGAAATCCTGTTTAAGCATATCGAGCCGGCCTTAAACCTGATCCGGAAAGGGGAAAACCAGCTTTTGGAGGCCAATTCCCTGAACGGCGGCCAGCTCCGGATTGCCGCCAGCGACACCATCTGCCGATATTTCCTGGTGCCGTACCTCAACCGGTTCCACAGCGCTTACCCAAATGTCCATATCAAGGTGACGAATTCCACCTCCATCGAATGCGCGCACATCCTGGAAAACGGCCAGGTGGATTTTATCATCACCAACTACCCGAATTCCGGCCTTTCCAACACCCAGAACATCCGCGTGATCCAGGAATTCCATGACGTCTTTGTGGCAAATCCCGGCCACTTCCCGATGAAGGGGAAAAAAGTCAGCCTCCAGGAGCTTCAGGCCTGCCCCATCATGATGCTGGACCGCAAGAGCACCACCAGCGAATTTCTCCACAACCTGTTCCAGAAGTCCCATCTCGACCTGGTTCCGGAGATCGAGCTGAGCAGCAACGATCTTCTGATTGACCTGGCCCGCATCGGACTGGGAATCGCCTTTGTCCCGGATTTCTGCATTCCTGCCGGCGAGGACGAGCTTTTTATCCTGGATTTAGAAGAAAAGCTCCCGGCCCGCCAGCTTGTGGTGGCCCACAACGAAACCCTGCCGGTTTCCCAGGCCGCAAGGCAGTTTATGAGCATGCTGTAA